A region of the Thioploca ingrica genome:
GTTATTCTTACTGGAAGTTTATGCGGCTGGTGAATCGATTATTACTAGTGCGACTGGAGAAGCTTTATCCCAAGCGATTGCGGCTCAGAGTCGAATTAAACCGGTATTTGTACCACATCCGGAACAATTACCTCAGTTATTACTTCCTTTATTGCAAGACCAAGACATTTTATTAACACTCGGTGCTGGCAATATTGGTGTTATTGCTGCCCAGTTACCCAATGCTTTAACCAGTGGAGAACGCCATGAATCCGCTCAATTCTCAGCCCATTAACCAACCGTTCTCAACTCAAGCAGTCCCTTTTAATCTACGGGAATTACGGGGCACCTTACGTCACCAAGAACCGATGCATGCCCATACCACTTGGCGAGTCGGAGGACCCGCACAATGGTTTTATGAACCGGCTGATCTCAGTGATCTGATTCAATTGTTAACCGGTATTCCCCCAGATATCCCGGTTTTTTGGTTAGGCTTAGGCAGTAACTTATTGGTGCGAGATGGGGGCATACCGGGTTTAGTAATCCTCACCGCGGGTTGCTTAAATGAGTTAAAATTAGTGGATACTCAACAACTCTATGTCCAAGCGGGTGTCAGTTGTGCTAAAGTGGCTCGGTTTGCTGCTCAAGCGGGACTAACTGGCACAGAATTTTTAGCGGGCATACCTGGCACCTTGGGTGGAGCCTTGGCGATGAATGCGAGTGCTTGGGGTGGTGAAACGTGGTCATTGGTACAGAGTGTAGAAACTATCAACCGGCGTGGACAACTACATTATCGTACTGCTACGGATTATGAAATTGGTTATCGCCAAGTGATTGGTCCCCAAGAAGAATGGTTTATATCGGCTACCTTACAATTGCAACCGAATCCCATCGCCGCGAATAAGGCCAAGATTCGCTGGTTACTGGAACAACGTCATGACAAACAACCGATTGGCTTACCCAGTGGGGGTTCGGTATTTCGTAACCCACCCGGGCATTATGCGGGTCAGCTCATAGAACAAGCGGGTTGGAAAGGGCGAGGTGTCGGTGGTGCAACCGTTGCAGAAAAACACGCGAATTTTATTATCAATAGTCATCATGCCACTGCGGCTGATATTGAGAATTTAATAACCCAAATAGCGAATTCGGTGGAACAAAACTTTGGTATTCATTTAATACCAGAAGTGCATATTATTGGAATTTATTGTTGAATATGAGTATTTTTTTACTTAGTTTATTATTCATCTTGAGTTAAAAAGCATGACAACAGACTTTGGCAAAGTAGCTGTATTAATGGGAGGAAATTCGGCGGAACGAGAAATCTCCCTCAAAAGTGGACGCGCTGTTCTAGCCGCTTTGTTAAGACAGGGCGTTGATGCCGTAGCGATAGACACTGCCAACGAATGGCTGAGTCAATTGATCACCCACCAGTTTGCTCGAGTTTTTATCGCGTTGCATGGGCGTGGTGGTGAAGATGGTGTTATTCAAGGGTTATTGGATAGCATTGGTTTACCCTATACCGGGAGTGGTGTTTTAGGTGCGGCGTTAGCGATGGATAAATATCGCACTAAACTGATTTGGCAAGGCAGCGGATTACCTACCCCACCAAGTCAGCTATTAACCCATAAACTTGATTTAAATCAAATCGTTGAAAAATTAGGTTTGCCCCTGATGGTTAAACCGGTGTTAGAAGGTTCCAGTGTGGGAATGAGTAAAGTTAACCGACGAGAAGAATTAGAATCCGCTTGGGAGACCGCCGCTCAATATCATTGTGATGTTCTGGTAGAGCGTTATATCACTGGCCCAGAATATACGGCATCCATTCTCAATGACGTGGTATTGCCTTTAATTCGCTTGGAAACGCCACGGGATTTTTATGACTTCGCCGCTAAATATCATGATCCGCATACCACTTATATTTGTCCTTGTGGCTTACCACCAGATCAAGAACAAAGTTTACAACAACTGGCTAAGCAAGCTTTTCTCGCTATCAATGCCAGTGGTTGGGGTCGAGTTGATTTCATTTGTGATCAGACCGGTCAGCCTTGGCTATTGGAAGTCAATACGGTACCCGGGATGACCGATCACAGTCTGGTGCCAATGGCTGCCAAAACCGCCGGGATTACCTTTGATGAACTGGTATTACGTATTCTAGCAACCGCATGGACTCGATAACCGTTTCCCCACGAATGAAGAGCAAAAGGCAGACATATCGGTCTGCCCCTACCTCTCACCTGAAACGTTTACTGGGGTGGGAACGTTTGTCAACGACAACTTTAACGCCTTTATTTTGGGTTAAAAATATATTGATTATTGGTTTAAGCCTCAGCTTAACCGGTACCTTGTTACTTTGGCTACTTGAACCACATACGTTGCCGCTGACTAAAGTTCAAATTGAAGGTACGCTGATTAATATTGATCCGCAAGATTTACAAGCGGTCGTTTCTCGGGTAACTATGGGTGGGTTATTGAGTCTCGATGTGGCAGCGGTACGGCGAGTTTTGTTATCCATCCCGTGGATACAAGACGTTCGTATTTATCGACGTTGGCCCGATACCTTACTTATCCAAATTCAGGAACGAGAGGCGGTTGCTTATTGGCATGATAAAACCACTGTAGACTCCAAAGGACATTTAATTGTGGACCCCAAAGGACATTTATTTGTGGTACCTCCTCGTTGGAATAAAAAGGGGGAAATCAGAAATAAAGAGGGATCTTATTTACCCCGTTTTAAGGGGCCATCGGGTAGTGCGAAACTGATTTTAGAACGTTACTACCCGCTAAAAAAAATTATTCAATTAGCGGGATTGAAAATAAAAGAATTCGGTTGTGATAGCCGTCAAGCTTGGTATATGGTATTAAACCAAGGATTTCACTTACAATTAGGACGTGGCAACAGTGAACAGCGGGTACAACGTTTTCTTCAAGTTTATCAGCGTATCATAACCCCATTTGCTTCCCTTTGTGCCAAAGCGGAAACCCGCTCTCCCCTTTGTCAAAAACCCAGTGGAAATAACCTAATTACGCAGATTGATTTGCGTTATACCAATGGCATTGCCGTGCGAAAACCGTTGGCAGAGTGAGGAATAACATGCCAAGAGAAAAAAATTTGATTGTTGGACTGGATATTGGCACCTCGAAAGTGGTTGCTATTGTTGGTGAAGTGACTCCGGAAGGAGATGAAGTTGAAATTATTGGCATTGGTCAACATCCTTCCCGTGGTCTTAAGAAGGGCGTGGTTGTCAATATTGAATCCACTACGCATTCGATCCAGCGGGCGGTAGAAGAAGCGGAATTAATGTCCGGTTGTGAAATTCACTCGGTTTATACTGGCATTGCCGGTAGTCATATTCGGAGTATGAATTCACATGGCATAGTCGCTATTCGTGATAAAGAAGTGACTCAAGATGATATTGATCGTGTCATTGATGCAGCACGTGCTGTGGCTATCCCCGCCGATCGAAAAATCGTGCATATTTTACCACAGGAATTTATCATTGATAATCAAGAAGGTATTCGTGAACCCATTGGTATGTCTGGCGTTCGCTTGGAAGCGAAAGTTCATTTGGTGACCAGTGCCGCGAGTGCCGCGCAAAACATTGTTAAATGTATCCGCATCTGTGGATTGGAAGTGGATGATCTCATTTTAGAGCAACTCGCTTCCAGTGAATCCGTCTTGACCGAAGATGAGAAAGATCTCGGGGTTTGTCTAGTCGATGTGGGGGGTGGAACCACCGACATTGCCGTATTTACCGAGGGAGCGGTACGTTACACGGCGGTTATACCGATTGCCGGTGATCAAGTGACTAATGATATTGCGGTGGCGATGCGAACCCCAACCCAGTATGCAGAAGAAATTAAAATCAAGTATGCTTGTGCATTAGCACAATTGACCAATGCAGACGAAATGATTGAAGTACCGAGTGTGGGCGCTCGGCCACCGCGTTACTTAGCGCGACAAACTTTAGCGGATGTCGTGGAACCACGCTATGAAGAATTATTAACTTTAGTGCAAGCCGAATTGCGACGGAGTGGTTATGAGGATTTAATTGCCGCTGGGATTGTACTCACTGGCGGTAGCGCTAAAATGGATGGTGTCATCGAATTGGCAGAAGAAGTCTTTCACATGCCAGTACGGGTTGGTTATCCTAAATATGTGAGTGGCTTAATTGATGTCGTTCGTAATCCAATTCATGCCACCGGGGTGGGTTTATTATTATTTGGTCATAAACATCGTCATGAACGTATTTCCGATATTAATCATTCTAGTAGAATCGTCAGAGGGGTATTGGGTCGGATGAAAAACTGGTTTCAAGGTAACTTTTGAGAATTAGACCAATTCATGCGATGATAATATCAGAATTAAAAAAGCCAAACTTTGACCGTAACATAGGTCAGTAAACCGGCTTCATTCTGAAAATAGACTTTATCGCATAGGAGATTTTAATTATGCCGTTTGAATTAATGGATACTTACAGCCAAAATGCTGTTATTAAAGTCATTGGTGTCGGTGGTGGTGGTGGCAATGCCGTTGAGCATATGCTCCAAGGTAACATCGAGGGTGTTGAATTCATCTGTGCCAACACCGACGCGCAAGCACTGAAAAATTCTTCCGCTCGGACCATTTTACAACTGGGTACTGATGTGACCAAAGGTCTTGGTGCTGGTGCGAATCCCGAGATTGGACAACAAGCCGCATTAGAGGATCGGGAACGAATTCTGGCGGTTTTAGAGGGGACAGACATGGTATTTATTACCGCCGGTATGGGTGGGGGTACCGGTACGGGTGCAGCACCCATCGTCGCGCAAGTTGCCAAGGAATTAGGCATTTTAACCGTCGCGGTAGTGACTCGGCCATTTCCATTTGAAGGCAAAAAACGCGCGCTGATCGCCGAAGAAGGGATTAAAGAATTAAGCCAAAATGTGGATTCTTTGATTATTATTCCTAATGAGAAACTCCTGACGGTCTTAGGTAAAGATACGACCTTATTAGATGCCTTTAAAGCCGCTAACAACGTCCTCTATGGTGCGGTGCAGGGTATCTCGGAATTAATTACTCGTCCTGGCTTAATTAACGTCGACTTTGCCGACGTGACGACCGTGATGCAAGAAATGGGTTTAGCTATGATGGGAGCCGGTCGTGCTAAAGGTGAAGGTCGTGCTCGTAAAGCCGGGATGGAAGCCATTTCCAGCCCGCTGTTGGAAGATATTGATCTATCAGGCGCTCGTGGCATATTAGTGAATATGACGGCTGGTCCCGATCTCAGCATCGGTGAATTTGAAGAAATGGGCGATGTCGTAGAAGAATTTGCTTCCGACAATGCCACTGTGGTAGTGGGTACTGTGCTTGATCCCGAGATGAAAGAAGAACTTCGGGTTACCGTCATCGCCACCGGTGTCAATCATATTAATAAACAGCCAGAACGTCCTCAAGTCAAGATGGTACCTAAACCGACCGAGAAACCAAGTAAAATGAGCGATTATAGAGAGTTTGATAAACCAACGGTGACACGTCTTCAACAGACGAATAGTGACAAAAACTCGGATCCACATAATCGGGAAACGCCTTCTGGAGATTATCTTGATATCCCGGCTTTTTTACGTCGGCAAGCTGATTAAGTGAAAAATTATCTCATTTATACCGGAGAACTGGCATTCTAACTAAAAAATTATCTATTTTAGCAACTTGTTATGGGTATGATCCTCCGGCGATAAGCATAGACTTTAACCGCTAGCTCATGAGAGTCGGTAGGAAAATATCACTTGGGTGTCATAAGCTAAAGCTAAAAAATTTTCCAGCGGCAGCTTAAAGTGTCTAGAATTGCAAAAATATTCAATGAGTTAATTATGAAAATCGGTAGGTAATTATTAAGTGGTATGTAATTTGCGTAACTTTAAATAAGAGTAAATTAACTGCTTTGGAAAAGTATCTAAATTAAAGACAATGCCGAAATGATGGACTAACCAATGGCTAAAAGCGTAAGGGAGAGATACAAACTAATGATGAAACAGCGCACCTTAAAGAATATCATTCGTGCCACCGGCGTTGGGTTACACACAGGTGAAAAAGTTTATTTAACCTTAAGGCCAGCACCAGCCAACACGGGAATTATTTTTAGACGAGTTGATTTAGAGGTGCCGGTAGAAATCGCCGCGCGTACTGAAAATGTGGGTGATACCAAATTATCAACGACTTTAATTAAAGAAGCCGTACGCATTTCTACCATTGAACACTTACTGTCCGCATTGGCTGGTTTAGGGATAGACAATGCCTATATTGATCTCAGTGCCCCGGAAGTTCCTATTATGGATGGAAGTGCTGGCCCGTTTGTGTTTTTAATTCAATCGGCTGGGATTGAAGAGCAAAATGTACCTAAAAAGTATATTCGGATTAAACGACCGATACAGGTACAACAAGGGGATAAATGGGCACGTTTTGAACCGTTTGATGGATTTAAAGTGAGTTTTCAAATTGACTTTAACCATCCGGTTTTTAAACGCCAACCCCAATCGGTGGAAATTGATTTTTCTAAAACTTCTTTTGTTAAAGAAGTGAGCCGAGCACGAACTTTTGGATTTATGCAAGAAGTTGAATTACTTCGTGAAAATCAACTCGCCTTAGGAGGCAGTTTAGATAATGCGATAGTGATGGATGATTATCGCATTCTCAATGAAGATGGTCTACGTTATGAAGATGAATTTGTGAAACATAAAGTACTTGATGCCATTGGCGATCTTTACTTATTAGGACATAGTTTGATAGGTGCCTTTAGTGGATATAAATCTGGACATGAACTTAACAATACTTTACTCCGTGCCTTATTGGCCAATCAACCCGCTTGGGAAATGGTCAGTGATAATAATATTCGAAAAGTCTCTTCAATGAGCTATCTTCAACCTATTCCAGTATCTTAAATTATCCGGACGATGAAAGTGAGATGGGTACTGCCGCTTAAGTAATTTTATTGCCTAAAATCCCTTTAAAGTAAAAGAGTTCAGCCGTTTAGAGAATGAAGGATTGGGATTTTTCTCATTTCATGGTACGATTTATTAACCTAATCTCAAATTAGGTTTTCTGAAAGGAAAGCCAAGGAAATAATTTATTGAACTGGTATGCCCTACCATACTTGCTTGTACCGAATTAAGATACGAGAAAGGGATAAGATAAAGAAGCAATGAACTGCTTTCAGGATAGGCTTAATTTAATAGATGTACCCAGTGGGCGAATTCTAATTTCTATTTTATCAATGGTGGGCATACTTTTCTCTTGTTGCCAACGGTATAACAGTTCGGGGGTTAAATAACGTAATCGTGTGGCCCAAAGAGAAGAATCAGTGTGTACTACTAAGGTATTATTCCGTAAATTTGCAATATAACAATGCTGTTGCAATGGAATCGGTAAACTCGCTTGCAACCAGTTATCAAGTTGTTCAAGCGTTTGACTGTGTTGTAATAACCGATACAGAATACTTGAAGGGTTCGCTATCAATTGCCTCATCGATTTCATCGTAAAAATTTTAACCTCAACTGACAAAGAGGAACATTATGGACGTTATCCTTATCAGAAAAAACCATAAAAAAATTAATAATGAACTGACTCACGCTCTCCTAGTACCCAGTGCCTTTGTTTCGATATTGACAATCGCAACCATGGCCTCTTCTGCTTATTATTATAATCCTGAATCAGCTAAGTCTGCTATTTCAACTTCACGCTATACGACTCAGGTGAACCAAACGACTACCAACAAGGGAAATCGAGAAGAAGATTTAGCCCTACGTCTAGAGCGATTACAAGTAGAAACCACTAGACTAAATCGATTAGGCAAAAAATTAGTTAACCACCATGAAGTTCCCGATCCCGATTTTAGCGTTTCTTGGGATAATGACATTGCTAATCACGCTAACACTTCAAAAACAATTTCCTCTCGGCAACCCCGTCAACTGAGCCTAACTCGAGAACGCTTTTCCCAACGTCCCTCCATTGAAGAAGTTAAACGTTCCATTCGGGTGGTTTCCGAAAATTTACTCCTCCGTCAATATCGCTCGACTCCGACTAGTCTACCGACCGGTTGGCCCTTGAAACAAGGTCGTATTTCTTCTCCATTTGGTTGGCGAGGCCGGCGTATGCATAAGGGCATTGACATTGCTGCTCCAATCGGAACGCCTATTTTTGCAGCAGAAAATGGCATTGTTACCAAAGCGCAATCTATGCGTGGTTATGGTAAAATGCTTGAAATTAAGCATGGTGAACTGTACTCAACCCGTTATGGTCATAACAGTAACAATTTTGTTAAAGTGGGTGATTATGTTAGAAAAGGACAATTGATTGGTTTAGTCGGTTCAACCGGTCGTTCTACCGGACCCCACGTCCATTTTGAAGTATTGCAATCAGCTATTGCGATTAATCCGGTTAAATACCTAGCAGCGATGGATAGTTTTAAGTTGTCAGAAAATATTAAGTTATCTGACTATGTGCTGTTATCACAAAGATAAATTGAAGCGATTGTTGGTAAAAAAATTGATTTAAAGAATAAACCCAGTCGTTTTCTGGACTCTTCAGGTTCCCATTAAATCTTAATCTTAATCGTAATTCCGGTGAGATTATTTTTATTAAGAATCATGATTAAGATTAAGGTAACTCAGGTGACATACCAGACTATTTTTCTCCTGCTCCCACCTTGACAAAGCTTAGGTATCTACCTAAGTTTATAGGCACTTTGAAATTAAATAACTTATTTATTAGGTGTTAAATAAATAACTTATTGATTATCTTTTTTAAGATTTGTAAATACCTATGTTTGACCAAGGCGGGTCGGTTTTCCTAAACCACCCACTCCCAAACCTTACGGCAGGAAGGGTGGGTAACGAAAAAAAGTTGTCTACCCTACTTGACTACCCCCCAGTTTTGTAGGGCGTGCTCCACACCCCCTTCATTATCGTCATTAACGCTCATCAGGGTGGGTAATGCCTACTTTACTTGGCTCTTACTAAATAGCCTCGATTTCAGGGTTAAACGTCTTGAAACAAGATTGAGCGAAACTCAATAGCCTTTGATCACAAGCCACAAAATAATCAATAGCTAATTCTTGATGAGAAAGAAGGGCGGTTGCCAGTTGCATTGCATCTAGGGTGGCTAAGTTATTTTGGTAAGCGAGTTGATGTAATAAATGAATAGCAAATTCTTTGGCTATTCTATCCACGGTGACGACCCGGAACCGTTTTAGCTGTTGTTCAAGTAAGGTCGCGGCCTCGGTAGCTTTGGTGAGAGACAGTTTTCCAATTCTCACTCGTTTAATTAAAGCCGAATGACATTCTACTCTGGATAGGTCGGTAAGGGTAATGACCAAGTTATCTGGGTGGCGAGATAAGCTTTGAATAAGGTGGTCGGTACCCAGTTCGTGGTGATAAAGTTTTACCAACGCACTGGTATCCATAAACCAATTCATGAAGAATGTCTCTCTTGAATAATGTCCTCAGACCAGTTATCAGAACTGGACTGGGTGAGAGCTTGAATTTGGGCAAACCATCTTTTTTCAACTTCGAGGTTTAGGTTGGGAATCACCACGACTTTAACTTTCGTGTCGTCTGGAAACGGGAGATTATCAAGATGTAATTGCCCCTGTTTAATATACGTGTCTATAGTCACTTGACTCATAGTAGTTTACCTTTGAGTTAGGAATTGCGGTTTTGGTCAATCAAATCTACCTAATCTAAGACTAGCGCAAACAAAAATCCCCTGCAAGGTTTTGCCACTGCAAGGGATGAAAAGGAGGGGTTAGGGGTGGTTTTCCTAAACCCATCCATTCTCAAACTTCACGGCAGGAAGGGTGGGCAACGAAAAAAGTTGTCTACCCTACTTGACTACCTCCCCCAGTTTTGTAGTTTTATAGGGTGCGATAGCGTAACACACCCTTTCAAAGAACTAGATAACAAATATAGATGAGATAGCAGAAGGTGCGTTATGACGCAAATACAGGCGCCTAACGCACCCTACCTCGCTTAAAAATATTCAAGCAAAAATTTTTTGCTTTGACCCTCACATTTTGCTCCTCCACAGCGACTAAAGAAAGTAAAGGGCAGTGAAAATTAAAAACCTGACAAGCGGAGGAAAATTCACGGGGGCGTTTTAACAATCATGCCGCCGGCGGTTGGCTACCCCACCAATCTGGTGGCAGTATTTCTTATGATTTCATGGAGAATAAAGAATGGCCTATTTATTTCGTACTCAATGGGAAAATGGCTTCTCATTTAAGAATGAATATCGACCAGATAGAGGTAATGTATGAAGTTAAAACAACGACTGTGGAGAACAGTCATAGTGATGCTTGCTTGGCTAGGAGTTCTTTTGTAGTACCCGCAACCAGTTACAAGATTGAAGTGGTTGCCGGTAATGGTACGAAGGGTTACAGCGGCGATGGTTATCCTGCCGTGTATGCACAATTGAATTGGCCTACGCGTTTGACTTTCCACCAAGGGGATTTATATATCCCGGAGGCGTGGAACCATGTGATTCGCAAAGTAGATCTTCATAGCAAGAAAATTCCTACAATTTCTACAGTTGCAGGTCAAGGTGGAAAGTCTGGTTTTCAGGATGGACCTGGCATTAATGCTTTGTTTAATACCCCATCGTCCTGTATATTTGATCGCGACACAGAAACAATGTATGTTGGCGATTTCGGAAATTATCTTCTTCGCCAGATTAGCGCAAATCAAGTTTCCACTATAGCAGGTAATAGAGAAGATCCTAAATTCCTTCAATCATCAGGCTTAAAAACAGATGGGAATGGCAATATATATGTTGCCGAAAGAGATAATCATCGCATTCGAAAGATTTCTCAACAAATAGATGGGACTTGGAAGGTCGAACCCACCATTGCAGGTACAGGAACACCCGGTTTTAGTGGCGATAATGGACCTCCCACACGGGCACAACTTAATGGGCCAGTAGATCTTGTTTTTGATAGCATGGGTAACCTCTATATCGCTGACAAAGACAACAACCGTATTCGTAAAATCACGTCTGATTTGACAACGATATCTACCTTTGTAGACGCAGACAATATCCATTCTCCACGTAGCATTGCGGTGGATAAGAACGACAATTTATATATTGCTGATACACTTAATAACCGTTTTATTAAAGTGGATAAACAAGGAAATGTTGTGACAATCGCTGGTAATGGTCAAATAGCAGAGGCGACTCCCTCTGCACCATGCAGTGCACCTGTCGTTTCGGATGCTCAAAGTGCCTCACTCGGTATTCCCCATGGTATTGTAGTAGATACAAAGACGAATGCTGTGTATGTTACTGATACTCTTTGTGAGATGGTTTACAAACTAACACCCTCAGAAGATCCTCCTTCGTCTAATCAGGCTCCGGTGATAGATAGTGCTACGGCTAATGTGAATGGAGATGGTTCTGTCACTTTAGATGCTACTGGAGTCTATGACCCTGATGGGAATATTCCTCTGACTTGTCAATGGATTGAAAATGGGTTTATGGAACTAATAAGTTGCAATGCGATAAAGCTATCGCTATCAGGTACGGGTATGCACACGATTACCTTGAGAGTTGCAGATAATAATGGAAAAAGCTCGTCAAAAGAATTTACGATTACTGTTCCTACAACTACACCAACTAACCAACCTCCTATTGCAGATTTTACCCCCGACCCCGCTC
Encoded here:
- a CDS encoding UDP-N-acetylenolpyruvoylglucosamine reductase, whose amino-acid sequence is MNPLNSQPINQPFSTQAVPFNLRELRGTLRHQEPMHAHTTWRVGGPAQWFYEPADLSDLIQLLTGIPPDIPVFWLGLGSNLLVRDGGIPGLVILTAGCLNELKLVDTQQLYVQAGVSCAKVARFAAQAGLTGTEFLAGIPGTLGGALAMNASAWGGETWSLVQSVETINRRGQLHYRTATDYEIGYRQVIGPQEEWFISATLQLQPNPIAANKAKIRWLLEQRHDKQPIGLPSGGSVFRNPPGHYAGQLIEQAGWKGRGVGGATVAEKHANFIINSHHATAADIENLITQIANSVEQNFGIHLIPEVHIIGIYC
- a CDS encoding D-alanine--D-alanine ligase, which gives rise to MTTDFGKVAVLMGGNSAEREISLKSGRAVLAALLRQGVDAVAIDTANEWLSQLITHQFARVFIALHGRGGEDGVIQGLLDSIGLPYTGSGVLGAALAMDKYRTKLIWQGSGLPTPPSQLLTHKLDLNQIVEKLGLPLMVKPVLEGSSVGMSKVNRREELESAWETAAQYHCDVLVERYITGPEYTASILNDVVLPLIRLETPRDFYDFAAKYHDPHTTYICPCGLPPDQEQSLQQLAKQAFLAINASGWGRVDFICDQTGQPWLLEVNTVPGMTDHSLVPMAAKTAGITFDELVLRILATAWTR
- a CDS encoding cell division protein FtsQ, producing MSTTTLTPLFWVKNILIIGLSLSLTGTLLLWLLEPHTLPLTKVQIEGTLINIDPQDLQAVVSRVTMGGLLSLDVAAVRRVLLSIPWIQDVRIYRRWPDTLLIQIQEREAVAYWHDKTTVDSKGHLIVDPKGHLFVVPPRWNKKGEIRNKEGSYLPRFKGPSGSAKLILERYYPLKKIIQLAGLKIKEFGCDSRQAWYMVLNQGFHLQLGRGNSEQRVQRFLQVYQRIITPFASLCAKAETRSPLCQKPSGNNLITQIDLRYTNGIAVRKPLAE
- a CDS encoding cell division protein FtsA yields the protein MPREKNLIVGLDIGTSKVVAIVGEVTPEGDEVEIIGIGQHPSRGLKKGVVVNIESTTHSIQRAVEEAELMSGCEIHSVYTGIAGSHIRSMNSHGIVAIRDKEVTQDDIDRVIDAARAVAIPADRKIVHILPQEFIIDNQEGIREPIGMSGVRLEAKVHLVTSAASAAQNIVKCIRICGLEVDDLILEQLASSESVLTEDEKDLGVCLVDVGGGTTDIAVFTEGAVRYTAVIPIAGDQVTNDIAVAMRTPTQYAEEIKIKYACALAQLTNADEMIEVPSVGARPPRYLARQTLADVVEPRYEELLTLVQAELRRSGYEDLIAAGIVLTGGSAKMDGVIELAEEVFHMPVRVGYPKYVSGLIDVVRNPIHATGVGLLLFGHKHRHERISDINHSSRIVRGVLGRMKNWFQGNF
- a CDS encoding cell division protein FtsZ gives rise to the protein MPFELMDTYSQNAVIKVIGVGGGGGNAVEHMLQGNIEGVEFICANTDAQALKNSSARTILQLGTDVTKGLGAGANPEIGQQAALEDRERILAVLEGTDMVFITAGMGGGTGTGAAPIVAQVAKELGILTVAVVTRPFPFEGKKRALIAEEGIKELSQNVDSLIIIPNEKLLTVLGKDTTLLDAFKAANNVLYGAVQGISELITRPGLINVDFADVTTVMQEMGLAMMGAGRAKGEGRARKAGMEAISSPLLEDIDLSGARGILVNMTAGPDLSIGEFEEMGDVVEEFASDNATVVVGTVLDPEMKEELRVTVIATGVNHINKQPERPQVKMVPKPTEKPSKMSDYREFDKPTVTRLQQTNSDKNSDPHNRETPSGDYLDIPAFLRRQAD
- a CDS encoding UDP-3-0-acyl N-acetylglucosamine deacetylase, which translates into the protein MMKQRTLKNIIRATGVGLHTGEKVYLTLRPAPANTGIIFRRVDLEVPVEIAARTENVGDTKLSTTLIKEAVRISTIEHLLSALAGLGIDNAYIDLSAPEVPIMDGSAGPFVFLIQSAGIEEQNVPKKYIRIKRPIQVQQGDKWARFEPFDGFKVSFQIDFNHPVFKRQPQSVEIDFSKTSFVKEVSRARTFGFMQEVELLRENQLALGGSLDNAIVMDDYRILNEDGLRYEDEFVKHKVLDAIGDLYLLGHSLIGAFSGYKSGHELNNTLLRALLANQPAWEMVSDNNIRKVSSMSYLQPIPVS
- a CDS encoding peptidase M23B, which codes for MDVILIRKNHKKINNELTHALLVPSAFVSILTIATMASSAYYYNPESAKSAISTSRYTTQVNQTTTNKGNREEDLALRLERLQVETTRLNRLGKKLVNHHEVPDPDFSVSWDNDIANHANTSKTISSRQPRQLSLTRERFSQRPSIEEVKRSIRVVSENLLLRQYRSTPTSLPTGWPLKQGRISSPFGWRGRRMHKGIDIAAPIGTPIFAAENGIVTKAQSMRGYGKMLEIKHGELYSTRYGHNSNNFVKVGDYVRKGQLIGLVGSTGRSTGPHVHFEVLQSAIAINPVKYLAAMDSFKLSENIKLSDYVLLSQR